The Punica granatum isolate Tunisia-2019 chromosome 4, ASM765513v2, whole genome shotgun sequence sequence ttgttttcaggAAACTGACTTTAGAGAATGGAAGCTCGTGGTTCAAGAAATTGTTAGATTTCTGAAAGCTGACACAGCCTTTATGAATATCAGGCCTTTGAGATATAGTCTTGTGCTGGATCCTCACCCAGATTCTCTGCCACGTGCTAGTGCAGCTGTTACAACCAGAACTTTAAGATTACGCAATGCAGTACTTAGCAGCTATCACAATAATGAGGTCAGACAtgcttatttttctttcctctATCCACTCAGATTATGGAGATTACTTGAAGTCATTAaatctctttctttatttctcAGGTGAAGTTTTCTGAGCTCACCATTGACACATTTAGGATGCTTCAGTCTCTGGAGTGGGAACCCAGTGGTTCATTCTATCAATCGTCTGGAACTAAAATGGGAGCCTCTGGGCCTAGTCGCACTAACATCTCTCAAGATATTGTTGATCATACTCTGCCTCCTAACCCGCagaaagttgttttgtatCGTCCATCCATGACCCATCTAATTGCAGTAAGTAGACCTAAATTTACTTTCGGGTTTTTCTCAATCAAATTAGTGAATTGAGTTACTTTGCTTTGCTATCTATTAATAATCATATGATGTTGCCTCTGATATGGACTTGGTGCAGCTATATGTGGAGAAAACATGCCcctttttcattatatataaataattttgtcaTGACCATTCTGGAAGTGCTTATCCATTTTATAGTCATGTAGGTGCCATTTCCTAGGAAAAACTCCACAGAAGCATGTATCAGTGAAGTAGTATCCAGTGTGATGAAAAAGTTATATTGCTTGAGCATTTATTGTTCATAACATGCTGTTATTTGCCAGCCTTGAAGTTCTCTGTCATTCTCTTTCTCATTGCCCACCCAAAAGGTTACAAAGAAGGGGTTAAgagttttcttctttgtttccTAAGCCTTCAAATTACAGCATTATATTTCTCTACTCTCCAGGGCCTGCTTCTGCCAAATCACAACAAAGCCTTGCATGGAAATATGATGTGGCATTAGAACGCTGCTATTTCATTATCCCTCTGAGCCCATCCTGCAGCACCTTACCTTTGTCACAAATGAGATTCCATTTCATCCAAAATttttacagaaaaaaaaaagaaaactgtaGCATCAGTCTGAAGACTAGCCTTGTTACTAATAAAGCATTTTGTATGTTATTATACTTCAATACCTGTTTGTCCTAGATTGAATTGGACTTTTGATTGATCTAGGTAATCTGAAATTGTCCTTTGTTGGCTTACTCGAGCTAAGTTCAAGCAAAGATAGCCTTTCCAATTTGGGCAGGAAGAAACCCAAATTACCATCCCCTAGGAGTTCTTCTGTGGTTCTAAGAAAGAACTCTGCGAAACTGGGCCTAGCCCAGTCTGTGCTTTTGACTTGCTTGGCTCGTTTTACTCTGGCATGTGCAATTGTGTAACTTAAAAAATGTTCAATTGTGTTTTAGTTGCCTACTTCATGGCTCATAAGAATAGATTATTCAGACCCTAGTCAAATGAACGTCAGATATACTTGAAGCTCGCCTTCCCAAAAGATGGTTTTAATTATCTTGtggttttatttaattacttaattttGCATATAGCAATCAGTATCTTGTCAACACAATCTGTCAAGTATTCATGTCATCTGCTATTTCTGGATCTTAAACTGATGCAATTAATATCTATCGGACAGGTAATTGCCACAGTCTGTGAGGAACTTCCTCCTGACGGAGTTCTTCTTGTATACTTATCAGCTTCAGGTTGCAGCCATTTTGAAACTTTTCATCTAATTATTCTTTTCCCTCTTaatgataatatatttaagAGTTTCTTGTTCCTATTGTCTTGCTAATTGAATTAGGTTTAGGGCCAACTGCTCTTTCATCTCTAGCAGGCGCTGAAACATTTCCTGATGCAGCAAATAAAATTGTCAAAGACTTCCAGTCACATACCATTTCTTCAGATGTGATTTCAAGCATTCCACTCGGGTCTGTGACAGAAAACCAGTCTGTGCCTACACAAATGAAAGTGAATGGCTTGAGTAATAACTCTTGTCTACAGTTTGGCAGTCGTGGAAATGGAGGTAGGTTttaatatctcgtcaatttttCGATATCACAGCATCGTTTTAGTGgatttcaatttttcgataTCACAATTTTTCGATGTCATTGGTGTGATTATTggagaaaaatgagaattCTTTTTATGCACTAGCTTTCAAACTTTAATCTAGTATAGTTcacttcatttttcttttttggatgaaCGTTCAAACTTTCATTTAATCAAAACGTTATGTACAAGGTGTATGCTTCACTTTGTTATTATTGGACTAAACTCAGGGAGATGTGCTTCTTGGAGAGCTTTTATAGGTTTGCTTGCTGTGAATTCTTCTCAGATGCTTCTACACATAGCTTGACTGATGAAGTCTTTAGAGTAATAATATCACTGTCCATGCCTTTGTTAGAGAGTTTCCGACCAGGGTTCCTTTGCATCTCTGGAAAACTGCAAGTAAATATCAATCCTTTGTGGCAAAAGTGAGACCTTCTAATTAACAAGTATATAAAACAATGCAGGTTTAGATTGGTTAAAAACGCATTGTTAAAGTACATCTgaaagaaaatacaaaaaaaaaaaaaaaagagcaaaagaggAGCATTTTTGAAGGTGTGGGGATGGTTTATTATTACTAAGGAGTGGCTGCTTCTCTTTATGTTGTGTTTAGGAGCATTCCAGTAAGTCCCAAGATCCAGCTCTAATTTTGTCCTTAGTTTCTTATTACCACTTCTGTGAATTGGTTTGACCATTTTGTCCttagtttcttattttttcctGTTGGTTGAGAATAtgttattaataattatattgaatTGTTTAAGTTGTGTGGGAAAAATGTAATCAggcatataattaataatgtaAATAATGACAAGAAAgatatagtttctttttacttaatttcaaaagtctaataaatttgCTTGTCTAGACATAGAATATGAAATTCATTATACTATAGTTTGCTGGTTAAATGTCTGCAATCTGTAATCATGAATAATGGATTATGGCGCACTGCTTCAAAAGTCTGATAAATTTGCTTGTCTAGACATAGAATATGAAATCTGTCGTTATACTATAGTTTGCTGCTTAAATGTCTGCAATCTGTAATCTTGAATAATGGATTATGGCGCACTactattttgatatatttaacACAAATGATTTCGTCGCGGTGGCTGCAAATCTGGCTAATGCCACCAGTTGACTAAGTACAAGTTCCTGTTTTTCATCTATCATCTTCCAAGAAAGTTAAAGATAAGAGCTGTGAGTGAACTACTTCCAGTTAAAcgtaaactttttttttttaatgataaaatGACCGGCAGGTGTACGTGAAACTTGACTATGTAACCTGTCTTACTTCAAGAAGGTGGAActttctttttgtaattttatgtaCCCCCTTGGATATGAGTTACCTAgaattgtaatttaattgTTTGATAACTATAAGAAAAAACTGGATGAACATTTAGAGAATTATCCAATGTTTGACCATTAACCTTTGAGGTACGAATTGGagattctttttattttggttCAATTCCTTGGTTGTTATATCAAAGTCCAACTGGTGACCCCCAACAGGAGGGGTGAGGGAGGGGTTGGGGGGGTGGGGGACTGACCAAAGCAATTGGAGCTTATTTAATGCCATTTTATCTGTGGAGAATGAATCTAGTAATAAGCATTTCTGAGGCCATTTGAAAGAAAGGGCATGAACAATGACTGCTATCTGTGATAAAATTTCCATTTCAACACTCAAACAGTTCttactaatttttttctttccaggCTCAAAACAAAATCATGTGTTAGGGGGCAGATTGTGTACATTTGGAGATCTCTTAGTGAGGCCTTTAAGATTACTATTTCAGAAAGTAAGGGTAACATCAACCATTCCATGGTGATGCACTTCTCTTGCTTAGTCCTCaaatgagttattttatcGTTAACCTACtacttttattttagtttcatgTGTGTTGAAAGATTTTGTCTTTTGGGTTAGAACCTATCTGTTTCTCCTTCTGTTTGATCAATAAGCCCATATCTTGCCATCTTTCTTCGACTTTCAGTGTTCTAGGGATTCTCTACCCGTGGCAGTTCTAAGGAGGAATTCATATTAGATCATTTCATAATTCCAATTACAACATAGGCTGATGAAAATGGATAATTGTTTCAGGCATTATGGGCAATCTTTATGTGGAAAGTGTCAATTCTAACTTTTGGGTATGTAGTCAATGAAATTCACAAGATGAAAGATCAGATCATTTCAAGctattattgaattttaatctTAGGTTTGTCTTCGTCTACACATCGAATGCTTCTTTGAGCTTTCATGCTGATATATCTGGTTGATAGCTCACCTTTTGGTTAAAATCAAATGTCTCAAGACCAGACTGCCATTTTTTAGTTTGCTTATCTGTGTATATGCTTGGGCAAGAAAAAATGTCATTTACCATTGATATTATCTGCTGACAGACTTGCATATTTTCAGGTTTAAATTGCGTTTATCCCTCTGACTTGCTTCCATTTACTAGGAGGCCACTCTTTCTTGTAATTGACAGTGAGAGCAGCATAGCATTTGAGGTGAACATATTCTTTCCTGAAGATGCACAAATTCCATTAACTGTGTCTGTTTGTAGATAAAAATGATTCGTGGTCACATAAACTGGTGTTGAGTTGCTGACTAAAACCAAGTTGGTTATCGCAAATTTGTCATACTGATACTAGGTGATGCATTGCCTATTGGAATTTAGCTTGATATATGCGTATATACTAGTTGGTTCCTGATATATacttgtgatttttttaacAACTTCTTGTGATGAGCCATCATTTTTAGTTTTAGGGGGCCCTGCCTTGTTTCTCTTATCTGTTCTGATTAAAAAATTCCTATGACAGCTTGACATCTACCATCTTGCAGTTTCTTTTCCAGACCCTAGTCTTGCTAAGAATCGGCCTTTGCTTCATTTACATTCATAAGATAAGAATTAGAGTGGCAGATAAACTTAACTCTCCTTATATTGCTGCACAAGTTCAGTCTTTTGAGGATGGCTTGTATTACTTGGAGGAGACTTCAGTTCCTCAACAGATTCTTCTGCTTCACTCCCTCTGGATAGATCTTCCTTCCTTTGGTTGCGTGAACTTCAGCTCTATAAGACTAAATTATTAGTGTAACAGTTTTCAGGGATAAGATACTGCTCGGAACTCACTCCTTCAAGAAATTACTCAATAGCAGTTTCTAAATGTGTTCATATGTTTTAACATTAAACAAGTAATTATAGCTTCCCATCAAAAGTTGCACCAATTTTCCCGCTACTGGGCTTTGGAGAGCTGTATGTTTACagtatcaaataaaatttttagctGTTCCTATCTTTTTTCTGGACCAGAATCTGAGTGCTACTTGGATTTTGGGCAGGCTATCTCTGGAGCGGAGAAAGGAGAACCAGCTGCATTGCTTTTATCTCCAAGATGTTCAGCTCCTATGGGTTCTAATGATTCTTGTCGTCATTCTAATGGATCTCTATTTACTATATTTCTCACCGCTCCACTGCAGGCCTTCTGCATATTAGTTGGCATTTCAAGTTCGGAAGTTGATATGGTATGATTAAGTCTGTCATTCTTGCTTaaggttttctttttatggtTAAATCATTTGCCAAGAGCATAATCTGCAGGGTGCCTTTAGCAATGCTGAGAAGCTGCTTTCTTCATCGCTGAATGACTGGGGCTTGGCTTTGGCAGCATGTGATTCTCTCAGTCCTGTCTGGGTGCAGATTCTAGGTGATCCTTTTTTGAGGCGACTGCTGCTGAGGTTTGTTCAGTGTATTCTATTCCATACTTACTGGTTTTTGggattattttcattatttggCCTATGTGAAGTTAAAAAGTATTCTCAagttatttaataaatttatatggtCTCAGTTGTCTTTACTTATATTTGCCCTTCTGTTGCTCTATGATATTATTCATAGGCACCTTGGAAAAGCCTATGTGCTGAATATTCTGTTCAACTTACATTTTGGGGTCCTGCATCTTGTGAGTCTTCGTTACCTTTAAACTAGGGATATTATGAgcttaaaaaatttaatttgtctTCTTCCCTAGCTTTTTGGAAATGCCTCCAgtctattaaattttctcttgAGAACTCGGTTGTGCTCGGATATGTTATTTCAGAAAGGAATGGACTTATGTTCAGTGGCTTTGTGGTGTGTACTCGGGGAGAGTCTTTTAGATTCATCCTATGGTTGTTATGTTCATGAGTGAAACTTTTCGTGGGAGATGCAGATTCTGGAAGTAATTGATTTTTGATGGAGAGAAGTAGGTAATGTATACATAAGTATGGAGAGGGGATGAGGGGGGAAGGTGGTTGTGTTGGTGTTTATACCCTGAAACCTGGATGTGGAGTGAGCTCATGACGATGCAAGCTGACATTTATATTTTCACTGGGTAAATGAGTCTGACAGCAATTCGCTCCCAAATATTAAGTGATCCTCTATCACTTAAGAGTTTACGTGGCTTATTCGCATCTTTTCAACACTCTGGAGCATGATACCCCATCCCATTGTCCCATTTACCCTGTAATTTATCTTGGGCACGACTTCAGGCTCATCTTAGAATGCTACAATTACTTCTGTAAATTGTTAAGTTAGGGATGATATAATTGATGGTTTGTGATAAAGGTGGATATTTTTAACTGACCTTGCATTTAGCATAGGGAATTGTTAATTACCTGGACCAGGAAAAATTCTTGCCTAAGTATACAAAGAGCCCAAGCATACAAGATTGCTGTAAACCATTCTAATCGCAATTTTTGTTGTCGGCCCTACATTGATTTTGATGGGACCCATGGCAGTGGACTGCTGTGATTGGCTTGATGTAAGACAATCTTATTACACCAGGTCCAGGCAAGATTTTGGGCCTCCCTTGGGACCCCTGATGGTCCTCTACATTTGGGCCTTTTCGCTTTGTATAGATTTTATAAATCTGATCTTAATACCAAGACAATCAAATCCAATGTGGCTACTGTACCAGGCTGGACTTGGAAGACACGGTTTGGAAAATCATTTTGATGAAGAGTAACTCATGTTCGGGAATCTGGCATTCTTTTGCGGAATCATTGTTCTTCTGTACTCTTTTTTCTCACTTGAAAAAAGATTATGGTACATAGACCATATAAGTTTATGCTCAAGCTTCCTTTTCATCCTTCTCactatttcctttttcctttttattttatgtcaGATTCATATTTTGTTGGGCGGTGTTGAGCCTGTATGCCCCGACTTACAGCAAGACGGAGTTTGTTCCCCATTGTCTACCTCATCTCCCTGAGAATTTCACACCTAAAGCTGCTGCAATCCAAACAGTAGTTCTTCAGGTCGCAGAAACCTTTGGTGCTGCCAACAAGTTCATATTCTCAGGAGTTAAGACTGCAGAGTCCTGACAGAGAAAGACGAAATTGGTTTCGTCTTCCTCAAGTTCACGTAAAGTAAGTTGGTGAAAACTGAGGTTCACGGTCCTATTTGTTTAAGCCCTTGTGGACTTTTTGATGGTTCTTGTTTGTGGGTGAGATTTGATGAATGTTTTGTGTGATCTTGAGTTTTTTCAGATTGTAGTTAAAGCTAAGTTTATTCAAGGATCTTGCATTCCCATTGGATTTGTAGAATCGTTGTCTCCTGGAAGAACatggaaagaaaattaatagaaaGATATCTTAACTCAGGGAAAGAACAGAAAATTACGTTTTCTCTTCAGTGATTTTACAGCAATCCCGGTAGGTTGGTTGCTGTCAAGATCTCTGGGATGTATATTGGTTTGTGTTTCGACTTTGAGAAGAAAAACACAGTTTGGAGTTGTGATCCATTTGAGATTGTTGGTTGCATCTATGCagtatatatttcattaaattgGTCTTTCCGTGGGGAGCTATACGTAATGTTTGCTAGCAAATTTGTGTTTTTCGGAGCTGGACTTAAAAGTTTGTCGGCAAGGTGGTTTCATTGTTGATCGGGTTATTGATCGAGAGGCAGATTGTaagaggattttttttttttatgtgaccCAATATTATCTGGGTTAGATTTGTATCTTTCTAGTTGGCACATATTTCTACTATTCCCATGATTGGTTGATTACCGTCACGGTTAGTggatttttctgttttttgtGATTCTTATTTGAATTGCGCTTGAtaaaacttaattaattatctaaaaGTCAGTTAATAATGTGGTGCTAgttgaagaaaataaagggGAAGGGAAGGAGGAATGAAGATgagaaataattttagaatgACAGTGGGGCTTGTAACTGCGGGTATCTGGAGACTTGGGTCTGGCTTGCATCATTTGTCCCCTGACCCTGGCTCGTGCCCTGTTACGAGGTGGATGTACTAGGAGAGCTGCGGTAGAAGCAGAGGGGGTGTAGGGAGCTACTGTGGCCCATGGAGGTGGAGACGTGGAAGCCGCTGCTAGGTTGGAAGAAAAGAGGGAGGAGCGTTGGGCCTTTTCACAACCAACACTGCCCCATCGAGGTTGCAAGCGATTGGAAACTGTTGATTTGAGAGGTAGCTGACGGCCTTTGGGGTCACATACAGCCTCGACGGGAGCTGTAGTGTTTGGTAGAGAGGCCCATCGTCCCTCTTACTGCTTTGTGGTggattattttaatttctttgtctTACTACATTGTggttattttgaaaaatgagaaattttggGGCCATTTGTGAAAGGTGGAATAAGAAGGTGAAAAGCACTTGGCAAAACGTCATTGTTCTGTTATGTTACCAAAAGGGTTAAGAATAATGTAGAACTCCGGTGGTCGATTCCAAACTTGCTCCCAGTTAGTTTGATAATCCCAATATCTATATTTGGACTCTCACTGTGCATTTGTGTCGAAGCATTTGTGAGAAGTGAGCTCGTTGGGTCTGAGTTTGGCAGCACCGGCTTCTGTAAATTACATTAGGTCTTTTGGTTATTCTACGCAGATGGAACTGGTGTTGATTATTTAGTTcatcttatatatttgtgaCTGAACACGAGAGTCTGAATATTGTACAGCGGCAACGATAAAATTACCACTACTGTTGCCCacatttttacaaaaaaaaaaattgtagaaATCCCTTTTCTTATAtactagaaaaaaaatgaaaaagtcgCATGTCATGGcagattaattttaaaaagaaattatagtTTGAATTTAGTTTAGATTAAATTAACATAACTCTTTAAGATTTTTCAAATCCTATTATTTATAACACATAATACCATTCAATTTTTCTCgacaaatcaaataaaataactaattTTATGGTGAATTACTCCAATGGTGTAAAACCTTTTTGCAATGTAAAACGCTGTttacctgaaaaaaaaataataataaaaaaaatctaattacaAGTACCTAGTGCATGCGGCTATTCCCAGTGACCTGATCCCCTGTCCATGCGGCGCATCATCGGGAAAGTGAGAATGTCAGTCCGCACAGAGATAGAACAGCTATAACGCCCCCAATTACTTGTTTGCGGGCTAAGAAGATCCATTTGCTGCAGATTATGGTCCACCCAGAGATACGAAGCCTCTAAAATGCCTGGAAgtcaattaatataattaataacatATGGGTAGTTGAAATCTCAAGGGATTCGAAATTGTAGTTAATGTGTACTCAAGTTTGCATCGAGATCTGGGTTCAAATCCCCTTGGGGCCACTAGAGTGCTTTTGGGGTAATTATCCGTTTCGTGTGCCGCCAGGGGTTCACGGAGCTCTggggattagtcgggcgaaacCCGAACACTCCggattagcaaaaaaaaaaaaaaacatttggGTAGttgaaattgatataattagGTGGGTAATAGCTGAGTTATTGTGTCAGGGAAATGGGGGTATCGAATGGACGAATTTTGTTAATGGTTAGCTGGTATATGTGTGAGTTTCAATGGTACTCTATAAATAGGGCCTTAGGATGTAAATGCAATGTTGAATGTTGAATGCAGATTTGGTTATTCTCGCGCGCGCATGTGTGTATGCTCGGTCTTTTCAAAACCTAACGTTTATgtgtaaaaatatatgaacGTCCCTTAACATTCGAGGACTTACTACGTGCTTTTGAAAATGACATGTTAATTGTATTCTAAAAGGAAATCAATTCCTCCTAATTATCCATGTTCACAGTGCAGTCTAAGGATTTGTCTGCTTTTAAAACGGTATTAGTTTTACATACGTACATTAGTCTTTATTATTAAGATTTGATTTTTCCTAAACTAAAGCGATCAATCTCTATtactcaaaaagaaaaatgatcaaTGTTTATTCACCGTTgacgaaaaataattaaatagcGGGTACAATAAAAAGTCTAATAAAACTTGCGCATAGCGCAGACATGTTATCTAATATTACAAAAGAATtcggcaaaaaaaaatctaatattataaaagagaaaagaacaaATATGATAGCATTTCCCTTCCAATTTTTTCCAT is a genomic window containing:
- the LOC116204654 gene encoding protein SCAI isoform X4, with the translated sequence MSQQQPQQQQHVHSNSSNSVTIPVSEVYWSLVDKADKKFSKIRDLPYYERHRYDTYFFKVFKVYTELWKFQQENRQKLVEAGLKRWEIGEIASRIAQLYYGQYMRTSERSYLSESYIFYEAIFTREYFREGLSQDLNLANKQLRFLARFLMVCLVLNKRETVHQLVTQLKLLLDECKRTFQETDFREWKLVVQEIVRFLKADTAFMNIRPLRYSLVLDPHPDSLPRASAAVTTRTLRLRNAVLSSYHNNEVKFSELTIDTFRMLQSLEWEPSGSFYQSSGTKMGASGPSRTNISQDIVDHTLPPNPQKVVLYRPSMTHLIAVIATVCEELPPDGVLLVYLSASANKIVKDFQSHTISSDVISSIPLGSVTENQSVPTQMKVNGLSNNSCLQFGSRGNGGSKQNHVLGGRLCTFGDLLVRPLRLLFQKVRVTSTIPWRPLFLVIDSESSIAFEAISGAEKGEPAALLLSPRCSAPMGSNDSCRHSNGSLFTIFLTAPLQAFCILVGISSSEVDMGAFSNAEKLLSSSLNDWGLALAACDSLSPVWVQILGDPFLRRLLLRFIFCWAVLSLYAPTYSKTEFVPHCLPHLPENFTPKAAAIQTVVLQVAETFGAANKFIFSGVKTAES
- the LOC116204654 gene encoding protein SCAI isoform X3; translation: MSQQQPQQQQHVHSNSSNSVTIPVSEVYWSLVDKADKKFSKIRDLPYYERHRYDTYFFKVFKVYTELWKFQQENRQKLVEAGLKRWEIGEIASRIAQLYYGQYMRTSERSYLSESYIFYEAIFTREYFREGLSQDLNLANKQLRFLARFLMVCLVLNKRETVHQLVTQLKLLLDECKRTFQETDFREWKLVVQEIVRFLKADTAFMNIRPLRYSLVLDPHPDSLPRASAAVTTRTLRLRNAVLSSYHNNEVKFSELTIDTFRMLQSLEWEPSGSFYQSSGTKMGASGPSRTNISQDIVDHTLPPNPQKVVLYRPSMTHLIAVIATVCEELPPDGVLLVYLSASGLGPTALSSLAGAETFPDAANKIVKDFQSHTISSDVISSIPLGSVTENQSVPTQMKVNGLSNNSCLQFGSRGNGGSKQNHVLGGRLCTFGDLLVRPLRLLFQKVRVTSTIPWRPLFLVIDSESSIAFEAISGAEKGEPAALLLSPRCSAPMGSNDSCRHSNGSLFTIFLTAPLQAFCILVGISSSEVDMGAFSNAEKLLSSSLNDWGLALAACDSLSPVWVQILGDPFLRRLLLRHLGKAYVLNILFNLHFGVLHLIHILLGGVEPVCPDLQQDGVCSPLSTSSP
- the LOC116204654 gene encoding protein SCAI isoform X2, whose translation is MSQQQPQQQQHVHSNSSNSVTIPVSEVYWSLVDKADKKFSKIRDLPYYERHRYDTYFFKVFKVYTELWKFQQENRQKLVEAGLKRWEIGEIASRIAQLYYGQYMRTSERSYLSESYIFYEAIFTREYFREGLSQDLNLANKQLRFLARFLMVCLVLNKRETVHQLVTQLKLLLDECKRTFQETDFREWKLVVQEIVRFLKADTAFMNIRPLRYSLVLDPHPDSLPRASAAVTTRTLRLRNAVLSSYHNNEVKFSELTIDTFRMLQSLEWEPSGSFYQSSGTKMGASGPSRTNISQDIVDHTLPPNPQKVVLYRPSMTHLIAVIATVCEELPPDGVLLVYLSASGPTALSSLAGAETFPDAANKIVKDFQSHTISSDVISSIPLGSVTENQSVPTQMKVNGLSNNSCLQFGSRGNGGSKQNHVLGGRLCTFGDLLVRPLRLLFQKVRVTSTIPWRPLFLVIDSESSIAFEAISGAEKGEPAALLLSPRCSAPMGSNDSCRHSNGSLFTIFLTAPLQAFCILVGISSSEVDMGAFSNAEKLLSSSLNDWGLALAACDSLSPVWVQILGDPFLRRLLLRFIFCWAVLSLYAPTYSKTEFVPHCLPHLPENFTPKAAAIQTVVLQVAETFGAANKFIFSGVKTAES
- the LOC116204654 gene encoding protein SCAI isoform X5 translates to MSQQQPQQQQHVHSNSSNSVTIPVSEVYWSLVDKADKKFSKIRDLPYYERHRYDTYFFKVFKVYTELWKFQQENRQKLVEAGLKRWEIGEIASRIAQLYYGQYMRTSERSYLSESYIFYEAIFTREYFREGLSQDLNLANKQLRFLARFLMVCLVLNKRETVHQLVTQLKLLLDECKRTFQETDFREWKLVVQEIVRFLKADTAFMNIRPLRYSLVLDPHPDSLPRASAAVTTRTLRLRNAVLSSYHNNEVKFSELTIDTFRMLQSLEWEPSGSFYQSSGTKMGASGPSRTNISQDIVDHTLPPNPQKVVLYRPSMTHLIAVIATVCEELPPDGVLLVYLSASGLGPTALSSLAGAETFPDAANKIVKDFQSHTISSDVISSIPLGSVTENQSVPTQMKVNGLSNNSCLQFGSRGNGGLNCVYPSDLLPFTRRPLFLVIDSESSIAFEAISGAEKGEPAALLLSPRCSAPMGSNDSCRHSNGSLFTIFLTAPLQAFCILVGISSSEVDMGAFSNAEKLLSSSLNDWGLALAACDSLSPVWVQILGDPFLRRLLLRFIFCWAVLSLYAPTYSKTEFVPHCLPHLPENFTPKAAAIQTVVLQVAETFGAANKFIFSGVKTAES
- the LOC116204654 gene encoding protein SCAI isoform X1 gives rise to the protein MSQQQPQQQQHVHSNSSNSVTIPVSEVYWSLVDKADKKFSKIRDLPYYERHRYDTYFFKVFKVYTELWKFQQENRQKLVEAGLKRWEIGEIASRIAQLYYGQYMRTSERSYLSESYIFYEAIFTREYFREGLSQDLNLANKQLRFLARFLMVCLVLNKRETVHQLVTQLKLLLDECKRTFQETDFREWKLVVQEIVRFLKADTAFMNIRPLRYSLVLDPHPDSLPRASAAVTTRTLRLRNAVLSSYHNNEVKFSELTIDTFRMLQSLEWEPSGSFYQSSGTKMGASGPSRTNISQDIVDHTLPPNPQKVVLYRPSMTHLIAVIATVCEELPPDGVLLVYLSASGLGPTALSSLAGAETFPDAANKIVKDFQSHTISSDVISSIPLGSVTENQSVPTQMKVNGLSNNSCLQFGSRGNGGSKQNHVLGGRLCTFGDLLVRPLRLLFQKVRVTSTIPWRPLFLVIDSESSIAFEAISGAEKGEPAALLLSPRCSAPMGSNDSCRHSNGSLFTIFLTAPLQAFCILVGISSSEVDMGAFSNAEKLLSSSLNDWGLALAACDSLSPVWVQILGDPFLRRLLLRFIFCWAVLSLYAPTYSKTEFVPHCLPHLPENFTPKAAAIQTVVLQVAETFGAANKFIFSGVKTAES